A single window of Salmo trutta unplaced genomic scaffold, fSalTru1.1, whole genome shotgun sequence DNA harbors:
- the LOC115186615 gene encoding zinc finger protein 2 homolog produces PYVCDQCGKSFTQPDSLIVHQRIHTGEKPYSCYQCGKSFTTSSHLIVHQRTHTGEKPYGCDECGKKFTASNSLIVHQRIHTGEKPYSCSQCGKSFTQPDSLIVHQRIHTGEKPYSCFQCGKSCTTSSHLIVHQRTHTGEKAFSCDQCGKSFGTSSHLIVHRRTHTGEKSYCCGQCGKSFGQSGHLTVH; encoded by the coding sequence ccttatgtctgtgatcaatgtgggaagagttttactcaacCAGACAGCCtgatagtgcaccagagaatacacacaggagagaaaccttatagctgttatcaatgtgggaagagttttactacatctagccatctaattgtacaccagagaacacacacaggagagaaaccttatggctgtgatgaatgtgggaagaaatTTACTGCGTCAAACTCCTtgatagtgcaccagagaatacacacaggagagaaaccttatagctgtagtcaatgtgggaagagttttactcaacCAGACAGCCtgatagtgcaccagagaatacacacaggagagaaaccttacagctgttttcaatgtgggaagagttgtactacatctagccatctaattgtacaccagagaacacacacaggagagaaagcttttagctgtgatcaatgtgggaagagttttggtacatCAAGCCATCTAATTGTACAccgtagaacacacacaggagagaaatcttattgctgtggtcaatgtgggaagagttttggtcaatctggccatctgacagtgcac